GGAGCCCTTCCTTCTGACTCTACTACTGTGTTCACAATCAAATTAAAGAATGAACAAGGTGCGATTTTACAAACAGTGCAAATCACTGGAAATGGAAGTTTTACCATTGAAGGCAGTTATTTGACCAATGGTGTTTATTACATAGAAGTATCAAACCCTGTATTTTACACAGTGTCTCAGTCCTTTTTGTTTACTGCTTCTCCTACTGGAGGAACCAAAAATGTAGCCCTTACGGATCCCATCTACATCGTTGCAAAACCTTCCCTTGTGACTGGATTTGTAAAAGATTCCAATGGTGACCATGTTGCTGGAACTGTGATCAACGTGAGACCATCGGCAAACCAAGCGCCGTCTCGCCTGTTGTATTTGAAAGATGATCCTAAACTTGGGAATGCGGTCAAACTTTGGATTGTGGAAGCACTGAGTGCTGTCTCGGGAACCAATTGTTCCCTAAATCCAACAGGTTCTATTTGTTCCTGCGCAGTGAATCCAACTGCTTCTTGTTTGGCGGCCGTACAAGGTTCTGGCCCATGGGGATACCAAACTTATGGAAACAAACTCTATGAAGTCAATCCAACGACCAAAGAAGTATCTTTCCTTGGAGCGAGTGGGCTTTGGTCTTATTACATTTCTGCTCCTGGGTTTGAAAACTACTGTGGATCTAACCCTGCACCTTGTTCTTCCAATCCACTCCAAGTGAGTTTGAATGGAAACAATTACAATGCGGGAACCATTTCTATGACCTCCATTGCAACTCGTTCCCAAATCCTTGGAACAATTTCTGTTCGTGATACGGCTCCTTCTGCTAACTCTGTTCATACCAGCCAATCGGGACTTTTTGTGGTTTTGCTTGGAAACACTGCTGCAGATGGATCCAGCCTCGCTCACATTACAACTACTTCAGCAGGACAATTTAGTTTTGGTGGTAGTTCCTATGTGGTGACTTTGCCAACCATCCTTCCTGTTCCTTTTACGAATGATGAAGCCGGTCGCGTTGGTTATGCTTTATACCAATTGGGAACAGGATCTGCCGCGACTCTCGCGCAATCACCTAACATTGCTAGAGTTAATGACAGCAATGCATCTATTGATGTGATTAATGGTAATGAATACAACTTCCGTCAAAGTTCTTACCAACTCATCGTTGTGGATCGAGTGGCTCCGTCCTACCAATTGAGTTACTTATCTTCTACAAGTTTGCGAGTAGACACATCTACTGTTGCATCAAACCAATATGCTTCGTCTCCTGTTGTATTCAATCTGAACGGAACCGTGATGCATAGTCCAAGAGCCACTGTCACTGGTGTGGTGACAGATGCTGTATCCACTCAAAATGTAAGCGGTGCTACCGTGACTCTCGGTCGTTTGGTCGGTGGTAATTTTACCGCTGATGTTCATAGAGACTGTTCTGGTGGATTTGATTCTCCGAATTGTTCGGTTTCTGCTACAAGAACTTCAGGTTCCGACCAAATTGTTGGATCCGTATCTTCGCAATCAAACGGTAGTTATAGTTTCCCATTCCTTTCACCAGGTTCTTACCAACTCCGTGTGGAAAAAAATGGAATCACCACTTACTTCCCGGTAGAAGTGGGAACTGGTGGAGGAACAGTCGTTGTGAACACTCCTATCATTACCAATGATGGACGTGGTCACTTATCGGGATCTGTTCGAACTCCAGGTGGATTTTCTTTCCTTGGAACGTATTCTTTGGAGATTGTTGATCCGAATGGAGGGACTTTACGTCCATCAGCAGGTGTGCAACCTTCTTCCATTGCAACCGGCTCAACGATTTTCTCCAATGCTAGTCAATACACAATTTTTAACATCAACGCAGGTCGTTGGAAAGTTCGATTTGTCTCGGCAGGTTATGCATCCGTAGAAGGAATTGTGGACATCCAAGCAGATGTTACCACTAACTTTGATATCATTACCTTTGTTCCAGGAAGCCAAACCAGCGGTTCGATTTCAGGACGTGCTCTATCGGCGTTGTATAACACAGGAGTTTGTAACCTAACAGCTCGCATTCGACCTGGTGTGAATGTAAAATCGGGAGCTTATGCCATCGATGCAAATGGAGTTACGATTGGTTCTGTTAAAACTTCCACTGATGGATCTTATGTGATTCCTTCTGTGCCACCAGGTAACTATACTTTAGAAGTTTCTGGTTCTGGAAAACGAGGGGATTGTACTTCGGTTTCGGAAAACTATTCCACTACTTACAGAACAGTAGTTTCTGCAGGTTCGGAAACACCGGCAAACCAAAACATACTTGTGACTCCAATCCTTCCTGA
This genomic interval from Leptospira perdikensis contains the following:
- a CDS encoding Cna protein B-type domain protein, which encodes MRVRGILTILVLISLAVVGCSRKKKSMPFWFLLGTGGAVSDARDGSVTPPDSNGVPLPPPGDSVGVTDPDEVPGNNSEQEVPNHGSARVIGTIVPVVAGVPANVVCGNPGAPQAPGCIDLTLISVRIEVANGENNTLVASTNAESNGKFQFDLTDLPNNNYRVLINTGYGLNYTYQDFSFVFDPTQNPYTLVNVGNLLAERLYYGQGPAQFTGVVTSPGFSGGGVTVPAGPIAGITVSILDANGNTVGTGVTNANGTYVISINPLPNGNYTVVYSGDTVEVSGQPFANITEFIHYTFPGTNPNTVAQVDLGETSLPWMAATESDLHLTGNILNGALPSDSTTVFTIKLKNEQGAILQTVQITGNGSFTIEGSYLTNGVYYIEVSNPVFYTVSQSFLFTASPTGGTKNVALTDPIYIVAKPSLVTGFVKDSNGDHVAGTVINVRPSANQAPSRLLYLKDDPKLGNAVKLWIVEALSAVSGTNCSLNPTGSICSCAVNPTASCLAAVQGSGPWGYQTYGNKLYEVNPTTKEVSFLGASGLWSYYISAPGFENYCGSNPAPCSSNPLQVSLNGNNYNAGTISMTSIATRSQILGTISVRDTAPSANSVHTSQSGLFVVLLGNTAADGSSLAHITTTSAGQFSFGGSSYVVTLPTILPVPFTNDEAGRVGYALYQLGTGSAATLAQSPNIARVNDSNASIDVINGNEYNFRQSSYQLIVVDRVAPSYQLSYLSSTSLRVDTSTVASNQYASSPVVFNLNGTVMHSPRATVTGVVTDAVSTQNVSGATVTLGRLVGGNFTADVHRDCSGGFDSPNCSVSATRTSGSDQIVGSVSSQSNGSYSFPFLSPGSYQLRVEKNGITTYFPVEVGTGGGTVVVNTPIITNDGRGHLSGSVRTPGGFSFLGTYSLEIVDPNGGTLRPSAGVQPSSIATGSTIFSNASQYTIFNINAGRWKVRFVSAGYASVEGIVDIQADVTTNFDIITFVPGSQTSGSISGRALSALYNTGVCNLTARIRPGVNVKSGAYAIDANGVTIGSVKTSTDGSYVIPSVPPGNYTLEVSGSGKRGDCTSVSENYSTTYRTVVSAGSETPANQNILVTPILPDNEMRVVLSWGAKPRDLDSHLQYGNSANNRIVWNNKTPLGAGNGSLDYDITTGYGPETITLQGSVWNQPNRYYSIYNWSGEALMGISGANVRVFKGSVGEVRNYSIAPNHSNRWWKIFCIAQDKTISDVGTTGCSASNFIERSMYSN